The sequence GGACTGGAAGAATGCCGCGCCAAAAATTGCCCAACATGCGGAAGGTGGCATAAAGGAAGAGTCCGATGATGGTGAGGCGCAATGCCCACAATGACGCAGACTTAATGACTTCGCCGACCACCACCGAGCGATCCACCTGATTGCCCGGCGGGTGCGGGGAAACATCATCCAGGGACGCAGCATCGACTGAGTCGTCAAAGCGCCCGCCAAGCGCGGCCTCTGCGGCGGCGAGCTCGGGCGAGGAGGACTGAGGGCTAGGCTGATCGGAACTCACCCTACCATCTTGCCTTAAAAGATCCGGGGTGCGTTAGGATTGGCCCCGTGAGTCTTACACTAGGAATCGTCGGCCTGCCCAACGTGGGCAAGTCCACGTTGTTTAATGCCCTGACCCGTTCCGATATTCTGGCAGCGAACTACCCGTTCGCCACCATCGAACCGAATGTCGGCCTCGTTGAGCTTCCGGATTCCCGCCTGGACCGCTTGGCTGAGATCTTTAGCTCCGAGCGCATCCTCCCGGCCACCGTGTCCTTCGTGGACATCGCCGGCATTGTCGAAGGCGCCTCCAAGGGTGAGGGCATGGGTAACGCCTTCCTTGCCAACATCCGCGAGGCAGATGCCATCTGCCAGGTGGTGCGTGCCTTCGCTGATGACAACGTTATTCACGTTGACGGCGAGGTTAACCCGGCGCATGATATCTCGGTGATCAACACCGAGCTCATCCTCGCTGATCTCCAGACCATTGAGAAGGCCTTGCCGCGTCTGGAGAAGGAGGCCAAGAAGAACAAGGAGCTGACGGACACCGTTGAGGAGACCAAGAAGGCTCAGGCCATCCTCGAGGATGACCGCACGCTCTTCGCTGCATCCAAGAGCAATGAGATTGATCTCGCCCTGCTGCGCGAGCTTCACCTCATGACCGCTAAGCCCTTCCTGTATGTCTTCAACTCTGATGAGTCCGTGCTGACTGATGACGCCAAGAAGGATGAGCTACGTCAGCTCGTTGCCCCAGCCGAGTGCGTCTTCCTCGATGCTCAGACCGAGACGGAGCT is a genomic window of Corynebacterium singulare containing:
- the ychF gene encoding redox-regulated ATPase YchF, yielding MSLTLGIVGLPNVGKSTLFNALTRSDILAANYPFATIEPNVGLVELPDSRLDRLAEIFSSERILPATVSFVDIAGIVEGASKGEGMGNAFLANIREADAICQVVRAFADDNVIHVDGEVNPAHDISVINTELILADLQTIEKALPRLEKEAKKNKELTDTVEETKKAQAILEDDRTLFAASKSNEIDLALLRELHLMTAKPFLYVFNSDESVLTDDAKKDELRQLVAPAECVFLDAQTETELLELDEAEALELLESVGQEEPGLATLAKAGFATLGLQTYLTAGPKEARAWTIKQGSAAPQAAGVIHTDFEKKFIKAEIVSFDDLDAAGSMAEARNAGKVRQEGKEYIMQDGDVCDFKIGG